In Gossypium arboreum isolate Shixiya-1 chromosome 5, ASM2569848v2, whole genome shotgun sequence, a single genomic region encodes these proteins:
- the LOC108456747 gene encoding LOW QUALITY PROTEIN: leucine-rich repeat extensin-like protein 4 (The sequence of the model RefSeq protein was modified relative to this genomic sequence to represent the inferred CDS: inserted 1 base in 1 codon; deleted 1 base in 1 codon), translating into MKKKSNIINFHSFHLSLLFLFALFCSSEQHSITSHGGLTDKEVSYIKQRQLLYYRDEFGDRGEKVTVDPSLVFENPRQRNAYIALQALKQAILSDPYNLTGDWVGSSVCNYTGVFCARALDNKRINTVAGIDLNHGDIAGYLPEELGLLTDLALFHINSNRFCGTVPHKFIKLKRLFELDLSNNRFAGKFPEVVLKLPSLKFLDLRFNEFEGTVPKELFDKDLDAIFINHNRFRFNLPDNFGNSPVSVIVLANNKFHGCVPSSLGNMTGLEEIIMMNNGLRSCLPEEVGNLKNLTVFDVSFNELMGPLPDQIGELVSLEQLNVAHNMLSGKIPASVCQLPKLQNFTFSYNFFTGEPPVCLNLRAFDDRRNCLPARPLQRSAAQCKSFLSRPVDCNSFKCAPFVPSLPSPPPPSPPIPVPSPPVALPPPSLPPSPPLVSSPPPPPSLPPPVYSPPPPPQPVYSPPPPPLSPPPPSPPPPPPPIYSPPPPPPSPPPPSPPPPSPHPTYPSPPPPSPPPPTYPLPPPPSPSPPAPIYCVRSPPPPPNSPPPPPLLFSPPPPVPYYYNSPPPPHHSPPPPPHSPPPPXHSPPPIYPYLSPPSPPPPVYYPPPSVHSPPPPSPPPCIELPPPPPPPCVEYSPPPPSPSPPPPIHYKPPPSPSPPPPVVTYSSPPPPPPPPPVIYHSPPPPPVVTYSSPPPPPPSVIYHSPPPPPLSPPPAPVYEGPLPPIIGVSYASPPPPPFY; encoded by the exons ATGAAGAAGAAGAGTAATATCATCAACTTCCATTCTTTTCATCTCTCACTTCTCTTTTTGTTCGCCCTCTTCTGTTCGTCGGAGCAGCATTCCATTACTAGTCATGGAGGTCTTACGGACAAGGAAGTTTCATACATCAAGCAACGCCAGCTCCTCTATTACAGAGATGAGTTCGGCGATAGAGGCGAAAAGGTCACTGTCGACCCATCTCTTGTGTTTGAAAACCCAAGGCAGAGAAATGCTTACATAGCTTTACAAGCTTTGAAACAAGCAATACTATCCGACCCTTACAATCTCACTGGTGACTGGGTTGGATCTAGTGTTTGTAATTACACTGGGGTGTTCTGTGCTCGTGCACTTGATAACAAGAGAATCAATACTGTTGCTGGCATTGATCTAAACCATGGTGATATTGCTGGGTACTTGCCGGAAGAGCTTGGTTTACTTACTGATCTTGCATTGTTCCACATCAACTCTAATCGTTTTTGTGGTACTGTTCCACACAAGTTTATCAAGCTCAAGAGACTGTTCGAGTTGGATCTTAGCAACAACAGGTTTGCTGGTAAGTTCCCTGAAGTGGTTCTCAAGCTGCCTTCACTTAAATTCTTGGATTTGAGGTTCAATGAGTTTGAAGGGACCGTACCAAAAGAACTGTTCGACAAGGACTTGGATGCCATTTTCATCAACCACAATCGCTTCAGGTTTAACCTTCCGGACAACTTTGGTAACTCTCCAGTTTCTGTTATTGTGTTGGCTAACAACAAGTTCCATGGATGTGTGCCGTCGAGTCTTGGTAACATGACGGGTCTTGAAGAAATCATTATGATGAACAATGGGTTGAGATCTTGTTTGCCTGAAGAAGTGGGTAATCTTAAGAACTTGACTGTTTTTGATGTTAGCTTTAATGAGTTGATGGGTCCTTTGCCGGACCAAATTGGGGAACTGGTGAGCCTTGAGCAGCTGAATGTGGCTCATAATATGTTGTCTGGAAAAATTCCGGCCAGTGTTTGTCAATTACCCAAGTTGCAGAACTTCACATTCTCGTACAATTTCTTCACTGGAGAGCCGCCGGTTTGCTTGAACTTACGTGCATTTGATGATAGAAGAAATTGCTTGCCTGCAAGACCTTTACAAAGAAGCGCGGCGCAGTGTAAGTCTTTCTTGTCTAGGCCAGTGGACTGCAATTCATTTAAATGTGCTCCTTTTGTTCCTTCTTTGCCTTCCCCTCCTCCGCCGTCTCCGCCAATTCCGGTCCCTTCTCCCCCTGTTGCTTTGCCACCACCATCACTACCACCATCTCCACCCCTTGTATCCTCTCCGCCTCCCCCTCCTTCACTTCCACCACCCGTTTATTCTCCCCCTCCCCCTCCACAACCAGTTTATTCACCTCCCCCACCACCGCTCTCGCCTCCCCCTCCTTCGCCTCCGCCACCACCACCGCCTATTTACTCTCCACCTCCTCCACCACCATCACCTCCACCGCCCTCACCACCACCTCCTTCACCCCAC CCTACATATCCATCACCTCCACCGCCTTCACCCCCGCCACCTACTTATCCGTTACCACCGCCCCCTTCACCCTCACCACCTGCGCCAATATATTGTGTGAGGTCCCCACCTCCACCACCAAATTCACCACCTCCACCCCCTCTATTGTTCTCCCCGCCGCCACCAGTTCCTTACTACTATAACTCCCCTCCACCACCACATCATTCACCCCCACCCCCACCACATTCTCCACCACCGC CCCACTCCCCTCCACCAATTTATCCATATTTATCACCACCGTCGCCGCCACCCCCTGTTTATTACCCACCTCCTTCGGTTCACTCTCCACCTCCACCTTCACCTCCACCATGTATAGAACTTCCTCCACCGCCACCACCACCATGCGTAGAGTACTCGCCACCACCACCATCCCCATCGCCACCTCCCCCAATTCATTACAAGCCGCCCCCATCACCTTCACCACCGCCACCCGTTGTAACATATTcctcaccaccaccaccaccgccGCCGCCTCCAGTTATTTACCATTCACCTCCACCACCACCCGTTGTAACATATTcctcaccaccaccaccaccaccttcaGTTATTTACCATTCACCTCCACCACCACCACTGTCACCCCCTCCAGCTCCTGTGTATGAGGGACCATTGCCACCAATAATTGGAGTGTCATACGCTTCACCTCCTCCGCCACCTTTCTATTGA